CTGTTCCTTTGGATCTTGATAAAGTGGAGGCTTATCGGGCTTGTCTGAAGGTGAGAGGCCAAGACCCAAGGACACAGCAAGGCAAAATTCCTAGCTTCCATCACTGGTCTATTGAGCTGGGTGAAACCCTTCTGAAACCACAGGAGATGGAAATGCTGATCCTGTTGTATTTTATGTCATAGACGTACAATGCTTTTGCAAATTATTGGAAGGAATGTACGGGTTAGTACTTCTTCCATCCCCTAGTTATTGCTGCCCCCACAGCAAAGCCAGTGGCATGGAAGGTCTTCATAATCCATTTCTGTACAAAATTATCTGTGATTATTTGTATCACTTATGAAGCTAGATTTAAAGGCAATAAATACCTCCTTTCTTGCAAAAAGGCTTGTTAATTGTCCATGTTGTCATCTAGCTGTAACAAGTAAATTTGAGTATTATTGTATGTCCCAGTTTTGCCATAGAGTCCCATTTCAAATCTTACAGTGAGAACTATCTATCCTGTACAAGGGGACAAGGCAAAGAATAACTGCTTTGCTGAGCACAAAGCTGGCTTGCAGAACCGGTCTTTATCTGGCATTGAGCTGGTCCTTTTGTGCACTGAATGCCTTTGGGAGAATAGGGactctttcattctttcctgaTCTCAGGTGTAGTAGGGAAAAAGTATGTAGGTGGCATAAATGGAGCACAACCAGGTTACCTTTTTATCATGTTAAATGGGAGCTTCAGTTCAGTTGCTGGGAGTTGTTCTTAGCTGGTGTAAATTTGAgctacacacaaaaaaaatgcttgagcATATTATCGAAGGATGCAGTCATCCCTGTGACTGGGGGATGCAAGGCAGACCACCGCCTGCACTTTGTGTGCCATTTGGTGATACCGTGCAGTATGTGAGTATGTGCACACAAACCAGTGTGTGTGTAAAGAAACATCTCCATGGAAGATGATTATAACaatgtaaacaggaaaaaaaaaatctatgcagATTTTtagataacattttaaaactggatATGCCAATCCTGAGGCTTGATTCCACAGCTGTTGCAAGTGCAGGAATCTTTTATGAATTTTTCTTCAATGAAATTTTCTAGTCAGTTGTTTCTAGGAACAAGCAAGGCAggctcttccctttttttttttttctggtaactGCTCTACATAGTtctgagaaactgaaatgttaGCTACAGAATATGACAGCAGAGGGCTTTGGTTTAGCAAATTATTTAAGAGTGAGTCTAACTTTAAACACATTCTTAAGTCAAACTCTGTTTACTAAAGTTGATGTTTCACTTTAAACATGTTAAGTCCAGCTGACATCAGGGTACATACCTTActaaattagaaacaaaatctttagaTCCCAACATATTGTGCATGCTGTTAATGGTTAAATTTGAGTATTCTCTCAAGAATAAAATGTGTGacagcattttgtttgttctccagaaaatgaaagcagaccTAAACATGAAGAAGTCACTACTGAATGCCCTGGAAAATGAGCTGCAGAAAACACTTCAGATTCACTCACAGTCTTGTCAGTTGTATACCCTGTATGACATGGACATTGGAAAGTTCTGTGACAAAGTTACCCAGCTAATAGACCGCTGGCAGAGAGCTGACAAGCAGATAGATAACAGGTTTGATCATATTTCCTAATAGCTTCTTTCTTACTGCTATTGCTACTAAGATCATCTTAACAGTGAGTCTAAAAGAACTGATGCGCACCAATCATCACTTCCAGAGGACAAATGATGACTTCAGGGCAGTAAGACTAGAGCAACTGTGCATAGGTTAAACATACTTTAAAAGGTATTGTGTAAGACCAAGCAGGAAAATGTAGTTATTCAAGTAATTGTATAACATGTGCTAAGGAGTTgttctaattattatttttttattcttgctaaAGTTCTTGAATTAAGTACTTCCAGTCAGCATTTTCCCCCTCAAATAAAGTGACCATGCTTATTCCTGAATACCCTATACCTGCGGGTTAAAAATTCAACACTAagaattaagtaaaaaaatcccaacaatttttttccaatgcttTATTGAACTGAAGACATATTCTGATCATTTGTGGGGCTTTTTGgggtgtggtttgttttgttttcatttgttttggttttacttaAGGCCAAAATCTAGTCCTATTAATAAACATTGACTGGTTGCTGGTTGTTTTGGTGAAAATTGAGAACAAGAGTAAGTCATTCTTATCGCTGCAAGGTTTTATTTATCCCTCACTTAGTTGACAGGAAGTGCCAACCTCTGGGTATTGCAGAGTTACTCGAAAGTGAGGCACTAAAAACCCATGTTGGGTGACTAACAACCAGTACAAGTCTCatttatttgacatttttgttCAGAATCTTCTTTTAGAGCTTCCCATAATTTTACCTAGTTTATTACTGtgtcttctttctgaaaaatgtttaaagagagagaaagagaatgcaCTTTCCATTTTGACggttttccctgtttttttcaagATCATGGGATTTAGAAAGGCAGATCAAACAGCTGAAGACTTACAGAGATCTCTACCAGGCTCTGTGCAAATGGATCTGTGATGCCAAGCGCAGGCAGGATTCTATCGAGTCCGTTAAGCTGTGCGATTGCAACGCTATCATGAGATATCTACATGATCAGAAGGTATGCAGCACCTGAATGAGTTGTCTTTAATTATCTggattttaaattgttttgctaTTCAGAAAATATCAGTATCAATGCAGTCTACAATACAGTGGCCTGTTTTGAATTATAAAGTACACAAGTTACCAAAAGACACCACATGTGTagaaggcaggagagaggaaatattATTATCCTCATTACTTTCTGTCATCACTGCTGCAGATTATGAAGAAGACCGTTTTTGGCTCCTACACAATCACTGACACTTTTACACATCAGCTTTGAATTAATTCAAGGGACTGTATGATGGTGCAACTTATGGGACAAAGTATAGCACAAAAATAAGAAGTGAGGAAATACATCTAAGCTAAAGTCAAGGaactctccctccccagctctgggaGTTGCTCAGTTGCTAGGTGTTCTTTCTGAGAACAATCTTCTCATGCACAGAGAGCTTGCCGTTGTAAAAACTGCACAGCTACAGGTCATGTCTGGTCTCAGCCTCTGGGGTTGCGGTGGTCTCATGCTGCAGGTGCCTTCTGATGGAGGCAGTGTGTACAGGAGGAAATACTGGCAAATCTTGAGGGAGTGCTTCACAGCTCACTTTTTTCTTGACAGAACTTGCACAGTGAAATCTGTGGGAAGCGAGACAAAGTTGAGGAGCTTCTCAAGCATGCAGATCAGTGCTCAGCTGCAATTAAGGTACTtggatttcagcatttttatggGGTGTGATTTTTCACAGTCAGGCGCATCCCATTGTCGCTGCTCTGCTGGCAGGTGAAATGCTGGCTCCCTGATGTGTGTATGCAGAGATTGCTGGGGTGAAGCACTTGTGTGTACAAAATATAATGAAAGCAATTTGTGTACTTGCCACTTGAAGACCACAGGATGATGCAGGAGATACCAGTGAGAGCTTCTCTTCAGGAGAATCAAAGCCTCCTTCTAGCCAGACCAAACTTTCCAGttcacatgttaaaaaaaataagggagTAGAGAACAGATTGGTAGTTTAGGAATTAGGTCTGATTAGGATCTGGTCTAGGAGACAAGACAAATGCAGATTAGCAGGAGGAAAGGTGTGCAATAGCCATGAAAACCAAGAAGATATACAGGGAATGGTTTTGTGGTCTTTGCATTTTTGTCACCTTTATATTCGTGCTTTCTCCAGCTCAATCTTACTTTCTGTGACAAAGATCTTGCTATATAAGTGATGTGGCATATGCGATATGAAAGAGATGTGGAAACAGTTATTTCTGATGAAGTTTTGGTTGATAACAGTACCTAGACCAGTTGCTCCCACGAATCTTTTTCACCTGCGGGTAGCCCTCAACTAATGGAAACATGTTTCCTcccttttttgtaaaatgttttttctctttttccctttatcaTTCTCCTCCATGAGTCTCCACGGTGGTACTTGAACTGATGAGCTTCTGTTTATGATAGAGGATCATTAGTACATGGCCAGAGATATAAACAAGGGAAAATgtagctttttattaaaaaaaacccccaaactaaaacaaccccaaaattttatttgcattttgggaAATCCAGATTCGCAGGGAGTTCCTTGGCAGTTGCTCAATGGGTCTTAcctttctctgttgttttatAGGATTATGAACTACAGGTTGCTTCCTACAGTTCTGGATTAGAAACATTGCTCAACATACCTATCAAGAAGAGTGTGGTTCAGTCTCCTGCAGTGCTGATTCTGCAAGAGgtatctttctttcctctccatcaATCTTTTGAATACATTTGTTTGTCCATGTGAGCCATTATGAGTCATATCCATCTGTATCCTAATAATTAGCACTGTCATTGGTAATGTGTATTAAGCACGTAAGCACAAGGAATTAGTGCAGAATAGTCCTGGGCTGTAAAATCATACTTGGGCTCATTTAGACAGTAGATTAGCCCTCAGGAATTTACCTCATTCCTATTCAATGTCCATTGCATACGTATTGTGAGAAAGTAAGATTCATGCCCCAAGTGGTTTAGTCACTTTCAACCTGGGAATTAACCACTATTAAAAGTTTAACTTAGGTTACTTGTGACTGTCAGACAGGAAGAGCATGATGAACCAGGGGATGAAGCCTTGGATTTAATATCACAAGGGGGGAAAATAATCTTGAAAAAGAAGGTGTGGGTTTATCAGAAGGGAGAATTTATACATTTGGGGTCCCCAGAAAGTCATGTGAATTTGTGAGGAGGagaatttgctttttactttgtcAGGTGATATGTTTTCTCAAATGGATTGGAATCCTTTAAGTGATCTGAGACACAGGTATGTTCATATCTAACTCTGTAGTACAAGCTGCTAacaattctctttcttttcaaggcTAGCGAGGCTCAGTCTCGCTACGTAGAGCTTCTTACAAGATCAGGAGATTATTACAGATTCTTAAGTGAGATGTTAAAGAGCATGGAGGAGTTGAAGGTAATCTgactcttattttctttacctTCTATTTTTATCACAGGTTAGCAAGCTATCACTAATCAAAGACTTTCTGCTTAAGTACAGTGCAGAACAGTCCACAAAACTAAATCCTAAGCTCAGTGGTGTCCCGTGAAGGAGGCATATAAGCAGTTTCATGCATCTTTTGTCAAAGAGTACAGTATCTTGCAAAGTTACCTCCAAGGTCATGTGTAAGGTGGAGGACGTTAGTCTTCTTGGTAATTAGGAGGTGCTCATCAAAGCATGCAAGAGGTCCTTCTCTGCCCATCAGAGCCTTGACCTCAGTGAGAGTACAGTTACCTCAGTGCTGAAAACTTGCTCCTCATTGTTAAGGGGCCACGCCTCATTTCAGGCCATATCTACAGTGTTTCAAATGGAGTAACTCCTGATTTGGTTCAGCTCAGTGGAAACAGAGAGGCCCATTTAAGAGGTCACATATATGGAATGTGAACCACCTGTTTGAAAACTGTGGAGGTTCTAAATGAGGTTATTTAATACTTTGCTGGTGAACTCTTGGTACATCAGATTTTACTATCTGTATTGCATGTCTGTCCCCCCATCAAGTACCATTTTCCCTCTGAAAGTCATTATGCTGATTTCTGAATCAGGTTTGACTCTGAATAAATAAGGATTCCAGAATTTGTCTTGAcgacattaaatgaaaaaggattttgaGCTCTcattgaagcagagaaaaaaatgctttgtaagTTGTCAGTGTTACAAATGTATATTGTATTGCATGTGatgattttaaaacagttgtCACAAATGtttatgtggggttttttgtttgtttgttttcctgctatcattttgcagatgaaaaacaCCAAAATTGAACTCCTGGAAGAAGAACTCAGGCTTGCCAGGGATTCAAATTCAGAGACAAGCAACAAACATAAATTCCTAGAGCAAAATCTGCAGAAGTACCAGATAGACATTTCTCAGCTCAAGGCAAAGCTGATGagtttggaggagatgaaaagACAAGCTGAAATGGATGGAAATTCTGCTAAGCAAAACCTGGACAAATGCTATGCCCAAATAAAGGATCTAAATGACAGAATAACCAGGCTGACTTATGAGATTGaagatgagaaaaggaaaaggaagttgCTGGAGGATAGATATGAGCAGCAGAAGAATGATTATGaccagctgcagaaaacaagacaaaatgaGAAAGACAGCCTTGGTTGGCAAAAGTTAGAGTCTGAGAAGGTCATCAAGGAGAAGGAGTACGAGATAGAAAGATTAAGGGTTCTTCTTCAGGACGAAGGCACACGGAAGAGGGAATATGAAAATGAGCTGGCTAAGGTAAGAAACCAGTTTAGCGAGGAGATGAGTAATTTAAAGAACAAgtatgaaacagaaattaatattaagaAGACCACAATCCAGCAGATAGCTGCACAGAAAGATGATGATGCAAAAGGCCTCAGAGCCCAGGTTGACAGACtgacaagagaaaacagagaccTTAAGGATGAGATTGTGAGGCTGAACGATGCCATTCTGCAAACCACAGATCAACGGAGGAGGGCAGAAGAAGATGCTCTTCAGCACAAGGCTTGCAGTTCTGAGGTAtcacagcaaaagcatcagTTAGAGCTGGAGCTGAAACAGATCATTCAGCTTCGTGGTGAAGACAACTCAAGATACAAGCAGGCTCTTGAGGAGGCTGCCTCAACTATTCAGGATAAAACTAAGGAGCTGGAAAGGCTAAAGGTTCAGCTTCAGGAAGAGGCTAAAAGCCGATGGGAACTTGAAAATGAATTGGCAAAGGTAAGGAACAGTTATGATGAGGAAATTATTAGTTTAAAGAACAAATATGAAACTGAGATTAATATCACAAAGACCACAATTCACCAGGTCACCATGCAAAAGGAAGAGGACACAAATAATTATAGAACACAGCTTGATAATGCCATGAGAGAAAATAGGAATTTGTGTGAGGAAATTAGGAGACTGAAGAATACAATAAGTCAGACAACAGATAATCTACGGAAAATAGAAGAGAATGctcagcagcagaaggcagctggCTCAGAGCTTtctcagaagaaacagcagctggagatTGAGCTAAAACAAGTTATTCAGAGGCACTCTGATGAAAGCATGCGGTACAAACAGTCGCTTGATGATGCTTCTAAGACCattaaggaaagaaacaaagagatcgaaaggctgagaaagttgTTGGATGTAGAAACAAGTCAGAGAAAAGAACTAGAGGATGAGAACAGTCAGTTAAAAAGAGTCCAGTTTGActtgcagaaagcaaacacGAGTGCTACGGAGACAATTAACAAGCTGAGGATCCAAGAGCAGGAACTGGCCAGACTGAAAATTGACTACGAAAGagtttcacaagaaaaaaaaggcagggatCAAGAAAGTGCAAAGTTCCAAAGCACTGTGAAAGACTTGCAGATCCAGAAACATAAGCTGGAGGAGGAACTTTGCaggcagaataaaaatgtaatggagGAGACGTCCAGGAGGAAGAAACTGGAGGAGGAAATAGAAGGCATGAGGAGATCTCTGAGAGAGCAATCAGTTAAAATAACTAATCTCACACAGCAGATAGAGGAAGTGTCTATTGTAAAGAAGAGGAATGAAGATGACCTTAGACACCAAAGAGAAGTATTAGACGGTCAtgtgagagagaagcagagataCATGGAGGAGATAAGAAAATACACATCTGATATTGAGACTTTACGCCGTCAGTTGGTCCAAGAACAGGAGCAATTAAAACAGGCTCACCTACGATATGAGCACTTACAGAAAACctctgaggagaaaagcaaaaacttgAATGAGTGCAAAATAGAAATCGAAAGGCTTCAGTCTCTCACTGAGAATCTAACCAAGGAACACTTGTTACTGGAGGAAGAGCTGCGAAATGTTAGATTGGAGTACGATGACCTCAGAATGGTCAGAAGTGAAGTTGATGAGAAAAATACTGCCATTGCTGAACTAAAGAATCAGCTTCAGACGAGCAGCAAGCAAACCCTGGAACTTCAGGGGTTGATTAAtgatttacagaaagaaagggaaaaattgaGACAGGAAATTGAAAAATTCCAAAAGCAAGCTCTAGAGGTATTCACACATATTTTGATCCCGGCTTTACTGTCTCTCAGATATATAATTAATTGCAGTGTCCATTTGAATCAACTTAATTCACACTTTGCTGTTTAAGTTCACTGTACTTGTGACTAATATCCCCTTTATGGCCCTTCCTGtggttcatttaaaaaaaaaaaaggcagcatttggCCACTTTCTTAGCCTCTTTACTCCCTGCAAGCTGTGCTAGGGAGCCATAAGCTGTCTTATCATCTAGCTGAGCCTTGCCCTCAGCCCTTGCCCGAGGAGAAAACCTGGGTCTGTGTCAGTGTCCACCAAACCATCCCAGGGGAAGATGAGAGTACATGGAGTACCACTGTGCTTTAGCTGTACCCTGCTGGCTGTGTGCTTCCCCAGGCTGTTTCAGCCAGGATGGGTTAAAGCAGTCCTTTGAGGCTGACCTGAGTGGTATCACAAACTAAACCAGCTAAAAAACCCAGAACCAACAAGCTGTCAAAGTGCTGCTTAGCTGGGTAGGGTTTTGACTACAAGTGAGGATTAAAGACAATGTTGTCAGCTGTACCTAAGGTACTTAAAAGCCTACATTTCATTGACTGTTTTGGGGATTTATGTTCCTAAGTCACTAAGGGCATTTGCAAATTTTACTATTGGCCCTTATTTCTTAAACTTGAGGTGGCAGCATAAAcaagttaaagaaaacattttttcatatttcattctTCTGCCTGGTTTCTTGTCTAAAGAGTTACTGTTTAAATATATACAGATGAGCacttgtgaaaatatttctttgctttttcctataGTTGccctttatatttcttttctcatttccattctcaactattctttcctttattcagtttttctttactttgttttaaaaatcttaatactgatttttaaaaaatactaacatTTAGGATTATCTGACAttggtgtatatatatatatatatatatatatatatatatatgcatgtattaCAAATATCTAAACTTGTATTCCATTCAATGTGGACTGCATACAAATGTGCATGCTTGTAGGTGTTTGTGTATGCGTATACCTATATGAAGACATTAAgtgaattaaaatgtaaagcaacACAGGTAAAATTGTTTGGAATAACATGTGAAACTAATAGGAAGGCAAAAATTGAGTCATATATTTCCTTTATATCCATATATGACTGTCCTTAGCTGATACAAATTCACCCAGGTTAGTAGGACTATGCTAGGGTATGTCTGCTGGGCATCAGTCTCTTTACAGAGTCTTGAATGCTCTGTGTATGTGTAGGTATACTATGAGAAGTATTAAAAAGTTATAAAGAGCTAACTAAATCAGCAGAAAATCAAGGCTATGGGTAACAGAATAGAGTCTCTGGCAGTACTAGAGACACTGTCAGTGAAGGGACAAGGGTTTATGTGTATCCACGGTCTTGGTTAAGGCACTGCTATGACTAGAATGTTTTCCAGTGGCAGTTTGCTGCACGTTAAATGACAGGCTGAAGAGCATTGTAAGTGGAGAGCATAACTCTAACCAGCATAAACTTAACCATCCTCTCTTGgtttatttgttctttaaaattgtAGGCATCCAATAGGATTCAAGAATCCAAAAATCAGTATAGTCACATTATGCAAGAAAGAGAAACCTTGCTGATAAAAATTAGTGCTTTGGAACAAGACAAAGCCAGGCTGCAGAGATTAGAAGAGGAGCTGAACCGTTTGAAAGTTACCCTGGAATCAGAGTCTCGTTTGAAGCAACGCCTGGAAAGTGAGAAGCAACAAATCCTGAATGACCTAAATCAGTGGAAGAGCCAGCACTCCCGGACAGAGGAATCCATAAGGAAGATCcagtgtgagagagagaagagtGAGAGGGAGAAGAACACCCTGAGGAGTGAGATTGAAAGGCTGCAGATGGAGATCAAACGGATTGAGGAGAGATACCGGTGCCGACTGGAAGAGACCGCTGTCAAAAACCAGTCAGAGTTGGAGTCCGAGCGTCTCAGGCTGCAAAGAGAGATCGAGAAACTCAAGCAACGCCCATATGGGTCCCACAGATGTACGCAGACCGAGGAAGACTTTTGTATTGATGCCTCCAAGTTGCTGTTCAGTGGGCTGCGGAAGAAGATTACAGCAATGCAGCTGTATGAGTGTCAACTGATAGATAAACTCACACTGGATAAACTGCTGAAGGGGCAGAGGTCAGTGGAAGAAGTCACAGCTGACATTGAACCCTACCTCAAAGGGGCAGGTGCTATTGCAGGGGTGTCTCTTTCACCCAGACAGAAGTACTCTTTTGTTGAGGCCAAACGGAATCAGCTGCttacagcagaaaatgcagTCCTGCTCTTAGAAGCCCAGGCAGCAACAGGAGGCGTGATAGACCCACACCGAAATGAGATGTTAACGGTGGACAGCGCTATCGCCAGAGATCTGATCGACTTTGATGACAGAGAACAAATCTATACAGCAGAAAAGGCTATTACAGGATTTAAAGATCCTTTCTCGGGCAAAACCGTGCCAGTATCTGAAGCCATCAAGAAAAACTTGGTTGACAGAGAAACTGGGATTCGTCTGCTTGAAGCCCAGCTGGCTGTAGGAGGGATTGTTGATCCTGTCAACAGTGTGTTCCTACCCAAAGATATAGCTTTATCCCGTGGGTTGATTGACAAAGACCTGTACAGGACCCTAACCAACTGCCAGGGCACTACAAAGAACTTCATTGATCCCACCACCAAAAAGGCAGTCACTTACatgcagctgaaggaaaaatgtaGGATTGAACCACACACTGGTCTGCTCCTCCTCCCAGTGCAGAAGAGGAGTATGTCATTCCAAGGAATCAGGCAGCCTGTCTCAGCAGATGCACTGCTCGAGGCTGGAATTATCAAGGAATCAACAAAGAACGACTTGGAAAGAGGTGCAATTACAGTGGAAGAAGTGAGTGAGAGAATTATTGATTTCCTTCAGGGCTCTAGCTGTATTGCGGGTATCTACAATGAGGCTACTAAAGAGAAACTTGGCATTTACCAGGCTATGAAAATAGGTTTGGTTAGACCGGGGACAGCCCTTGAACTCCTAGAAGCCCAGGCAGCCACAGGGTTCATAGTGGATCCTGTCAGCAATGTGAGGCTGCCCGTTGAGGAAGCTTACAAAAGAGGCCTTGTTGGAATTGAATTTAAAGAGAAACTTCTCTCTGCTGAAAGAGCTGTCACTGGGTACAAAGACCCAGAAACTGGAAACatcatttctctgtttcaagCAATGAACAAAGAGCTCATAGAGAGAGGCCATGGCATTCGTTTGCTGGAGGCCCAGATTGCTACCGGAGGAATCATTGACCCCAAAGAGAGCTACCGCTTGCCAGTAGAGACGGCCTACAAGCGTGGCTACTTCAATGAAGAGCTCAACCAGATCCTTAGTGATCCAAGTGATGACACCAAAGGGTTCTTTGATCCCAACACAGAGGAGAACTTGACCTACttgcagctgaaagaaagaTGCATAAAAGACGACGCAACAGGGCTCTGCCTTCTACCCCtgagagagaagaagaaggtGGTGCACACCTCGCAGAAGAACACCCTTAGGAAGCGCCGGGTTGTCATTGTAGATCCAGAAACAAACAGGGAGATGTCTGTGCAGGAGGCGTACAGCAAAGGCCTCATAGATTATGACACCTATACGGAACTAGCTGAACAGGAGTGTGAGTGGGAAGAAATAACAATTACAGGATCAGATGGTAGCAGTAGAGTAGTCCTTGTCGACAGAAAAACAGGTAGCCAGTATGACATCCAAGACGCTATTGATAAAGGTCTGGTTGAGAGGAAGTTTTTTGACCAGTACCGTTCTGGCAGTTTAAGCCTGACGCAGTTTGCAGACATGATTTCTTGCCGTAACGGCACTGATGAGGTGTTTCGACATGAGTCGGTGACTCGGTCTCCCACAGTGCTGAGTGTCAGGAGTTCTTCCTCGCTGATCAGGAGTGGCTCTTTCTCAGAGACCCCAGAAGAATGCAGTCCCATTGCAGCCATATTTGACACAGAAAACTTGGAGAAAATCTCCATTTCAGAAGCTATACAACGGGGCATCGTGGATAGCATCACTGGGCAACGATTACTTGAAGCCCAGGCCTGCACAGGGGGCATAATATGCCCCACCACAGGCCAGAGGCTTTCACTTCAGGACGCCACCAATCAAGGCATCATTGATCAGGATATGGCCACACGGCTCAAACCAGCCCAGAAGGCCTTCATAGGCTTCGAAGGCATAAAGGGCGGACGCAAGAGGATGTCAGCAGCtgaagcagtgaaggaaaaatggTTGCCTTACGAGGCTGGGCAGCGATTCCTTGAATTCCAGTACCTCACTGGAGGTCTTGTGGACCCAGAAGTGCGTGGAAGAATAAGTACTGAAGAAGCCATTAGGAATGGATTGATTGATGGTCGGGCTGCCCAGAAATTGCAAGACACTAACAGCTATCCCAAAATTCTGACCTGCCCCAAGACCAAGCTGAAAATATCCTACAAAGATGCAATGAATCGGTCAATGGTGGAAGACATCACCGGGCTTAAACTCTTGGAAGCAGCCTCCGTTTCATCTAAAGGCATATCCAGTCCCTACAATGTCTCCTCAGCACCCGGATCACGCTCTGGCTCTCGCTCTGGCTCACGTTCAGGCTCACGCAGTGGGTCTAGGAGGGGAAGTTTTGATGCATCAGCAAGCTCTTCGTATTCTTACTCATACTCAACCTTCAGCAGTGGGTCTATTGGGCGCTAATAACAAGTGAGGGAATAtgtct
Above is a genomic segment from Ciconia boyciana chromosome 2, ASM3463844v1, whole genome shotgun sequence containing:
- the DSP gene encoding desmoplakin isoform X3, with amino-acid sequence MSINGSHPRINTLGRMARADSGTDLRYEMSSHVVGGGGGGGTHTHKTYYYQKTYGGDYASDGYGQNGTCTVSRRQNTIQELLQNCSDCLMRAELIVQPELKYGDGVQIRGNRELEECFAQANEQMDILDGLIREMRQMGQPCEMYQKRLLQLQEQMRALYKAISVPRARRASSKGGGCYSSQSGSGWDEYTKRVTSECLNWMRQQKAEMELVKWGFDAASIEQQIGDHRRTHNAIGDYRWHLDKVKTDLREKAAVHQLEEEYEGLLKYSFERMDQLRQFQNLIQATSREIMWINDCEEEELLYDWSDRNTDIARKQEAFSKRMSELELKEKELNKLKQESDQLVLNQHPASDKIEAYMDTLQTQWSWILQITKCIDVHLKENAAYFQFFEEAQATECYLKNLQDSIRKKFICDKSMSLQTLLEQIKELENERERILEYKRQVQSLVNKSKKIVQLKPRNPDYRSNKPIILKALCDYKQDLKTVRKGDECILKDNNERSKWLVTGPGGVDMLVPSVSLIIPPPNPLAVDLATKIEQYYEAILALWNQLYINMKSLVSWHYCMIDIEKIRAMTIAKLKTMRKEDYQKIITDLEIHYQEFLRNSQGSEMFGDEDKRKIQTQFTDAQKHYQTLIIQLPNQQRQPQPVVPTDSCPVGSSSTIIVNERNREHEKQEAWLLMELQKLRRQIEASEIRMVQRAPLGVDQGAVHDFSVRIKDLEGVQNESQIMAETLNKHKDLLPNFRGCEKYVYLQSEINALFQKLENINGVSAGYLDSLNALRCLLQVILQTEDVIRVFEVRLSEEETVPLDLDKVEAYRACLKKMKADLNMKKSLLNALENELQKTLQIHSQSCQLYTLYDMDIGKFCDKVTQLIDRWQRADKQIDNRSWDLERQIKQLKTYRDLYQALCKWICDAKRRQDSIESVKLCDCNAIMRYLHDQKNLHSEICGKRDKVEELLKHADQCSAAIKDYELQVASYSSGLETLLNIPIKKSVVQSPAVLILQEASEAQSRYVELLTRSGDYYRFLSEMLKSMEELKMKNTKIELLEEELRLARDSNSETSNKHKFLEQNLQKYQIDISQLKAKLMSLEEMKRQAEMDGNSAKQNLDKCYAQIKDLNDRITRLTYEIEDEKRKRKLLEDRYEQQKNDYDQLQKTRQNEKDSLGWQKLESEKVIKEKEYEIERLRVLLQDEGTRKREYENELAKASNRIQESKNQYSHIMQERETLLIKISALEQDKARLQRLEEELNRLKVTLESESRLKQRLESEKQQILNDLNQWKSQHSRTEESIRKIQCEREKSEREKNTLRSEIERLQMEIKRIEERYRCRLEETAVKNQSELESERLRLQREIEKLKQRPYGSHRCTQTEEDFCIDASKLLFSGLRKKITAMQLYECQLIDKLTLDKLLKGQRSVEEVTADIEPYLKGAGAIAGVSLSPRQKYSFVEAKRNQLLTAENAVLLLEAQAATGGVIDPHRNEMLTVDSAIARDLIDFDDREQIYTAEKAITGFKDPFSGKTVPVSEAIKKNLVDRETGIRLLEAQLAVGGIVDPVNSVFLPKDIALSRGLIDKDLYRTLTNCQGTTKNFIDPTTKKAVTYMQLKEKCRIEPHTGLLLLPVQKRSMSFQGIRQPVSADALLEAGIIKESTKNDLERGAITVEEVSERIIDFLQGSSCIAGIYNEATKEKLGIYQAMKIGLVRPGTALELLEAQAATGFIVDPVSNVRLPVEEAYKRGLVGIEFKEKLLSAERAVTGYKDPETGNIISLFQAMNKELIERGHGIRLLEAQIATGGIIDPKESYRLPVETAYKRGYFNEELNQILSDPSDDTKGFFDPNTEENLTYLQLKERCIKDDATGLCLLPLREKKKVVHTSQKNTLRKRRVVIVDPETNREMSVQEAYSKGLIDYDTYTELAEQECEWEEITITGSDGSSRVVLVDRKTGSQYDIQDAIDKGLVERKFFDQYRSGSLSLTQFADMISCRNGTDEVFRHESVTRSPTVLSVRSSSSLIRSGSFSETPEECSPIAAIFDTENLEKISISEAIQRGIVDSITGQRLLEAQACTGGIICPTTGQRLSLQDATNQGIIDQDMATRLKPAQKAFIGFEGIKGGRKRMSAAEAVKEKWLPYEAGQRFLEFQYLTGGLVDPEVRGRISTEEAIRNGLIDGRAAQKLQDTNSYPKILTCPKTKLKISYKDAMNRSMVEDITGLKLLEAASVSSKGISSPYNVSSAPGSRSGSRSGSRSGSRSGSRRGSFDASASSSYSYSYSTFSSGSIGR